The Rhipicephalus sanguineus isolate Rsan-2018 chromosome 4, BIME_Rsan_1.4, whole genome shotgun sequence DNA window TGTCCGGTCTCTTCTTTGTCTTCGAAGTGCACATACATCGTCGACttgcagaaccaactagcccaattaagtGTGATGCTCCCGTGCACACTTCTATCATTTATGCCAAACAACAGCCTTGAGTGGTTTGCAGATGCCTTGAAGATAAAATTAATTGTTTACCCCTGGCTACCACAATGTGTGCGACATGCATACGTGCATGCACAAAGCATCTGGTAATGAGATGAATTCTGCAAGAAAGCCACACTGTCTAGAAAAAAAGTAATCCTGCATGCAATGTCCATTGAACACATGCTGTGCGCACGAAAGTAGAAACAATAATAAATGAAtgaacttgttgggctagttggtacatgcttactgaaatacaagaCTTGTACCATTGAGGAAGAATTTaggacagaacagaaaagggcatCCTTTCCTGAAGACTCGCTTTTCTGTTCTGTCCtaaattcttcctcgatggtacgagcctttttttgtatttctatatACATGAATAAGCAGGCATAACTGTTGCACTTTTTATTTTTGACGTCCGGTTACTTGCACCAGCTCAATGCAGAAGTGCTATGCACAAAATCCGCTTCTTTTGCTATCGTATAGCACTATGTGATATCTCTAAGGTGCAAGCTGCCTATGAAAACAAATCCACAGATTGTTGCTTTGTGCAGCAATCAGTGGTCTTCCGGGGAATCAAATCGGTGGTTGGGGCTGATCTCGGTCCTTGCAGCATAATGTGCTGCACTGGGTTGCACATGACTGATTTGCTCGGGTGGCAGTGGATGGATTGTAAATGGTGACACTGTATATGGCTGCTGAATTGAATGCATTTTTCGATGGTCATTGAACCAGACCTTTTGGCAAATTTCTAAAGTCTACATGGAGAGTGCAGGCCTTCCCATCATTGTTTGTACCATGTGCTTCAATCTTGTGAATTGATTTTTGTCCTTCCTCAATGCATTTCAGGTTGGTTGGCCTTGTGGGTATTTTTCGGTGTGGGACTCTGCTCTTCCTTCCCTGGGATGACTACTCAGCCAGCAACCATGAAGCGGCCCAAACGGTATGTTCATCAAAGGCAACACTTATCTGGTCAGCCGATATTTTTGAAACATATGGATCTTTTAGATAGGGCACCGAATGAGCTTTAGAGTGATCTGAGAAAACAAATATTATCTACTAAGGAAGCCAGAAAGTCATTCTGAGAaaggagaataaaaaaaaatgactccTATAGAAGTAGCATAGCACGAGAAAGAAGCGTGGCCAAAGCTGAGAGGGTCACATCACAGGCAATGTTACTAACTGCCAAGTTCCCAAAACAAACTTCGATAGATGAGAAAGAATATTTAAAGGCACAATGTAATGACATTGAGGACGGTAACTCAAAGGGAATATCAACGGACCTTTTCAACAAGCTAATAGAAATCTTGTGCAGTGGAACACCCAGTTGTACAACTTGAGAGCACCACTGAAAACTTTTGTATAACCCAAGTGTTGTATAATTGAATAAAGCAGGCAGTGACACTTAGTGTTGCCCAATAACGGGTACAAACCGCTTGAATGACCTCAAACTTCCTACATACTTGGTGGAATAAGTAACTCTGCAAAGTTTACAAGACAAGAGCATCGCATACTCCCATCTTCTTGTCAGTTTTTCAGCACTGCTTATTCCATTAAAATGTTCCATCTAGCTCCATAGCTCCAGCACAGGCGCTTATGAATATCAAAATGCTGTTGTCTGCCAAATAAATCATTTTGGCCATAAGCGAGATCAGTCCTGAACATTTTTGTAAAGCAAAAGTAATGGAACTTAACTAAATTATTTTACTCACATCATGGAAGCTGAAACTTCAGTGATTGAAAATTATTTCAAATGAAGGGTAAGAGTAAAACAATGCTGCCCATGCACAAGATGGTCTGGAGACCACTAGAGTTCATACGTTCATTCTGTCACGAGAAATCTCCAGTAATTCGATGGAATTAAcagcaaacatttatttgccttgcttgcttctgcagaactgatttggCGTATTGAGCTTCACTTGTTAATACATCAGTATTTCATGAAACTTATCAAGAACACTGAAAATTAAGATTAACATGTATTCGTCCCCGCCATCATATAGCCTCAACATGAGCACCTGTTGGCGTGGCACATCTTCTCTAGATCTACTGCTTAAATTTGACTGTGTCTTGTTTGGTACTGAAGGCATGAAGAGTTTTGTGCATTCTTTGGGtcctttttcttattattttttcagCACCCCTGTATCTTGTATCGTTGTTGGGAGCTAAGAAACCCATTAATTATTTTCAGGTGAACGACCATCTGCCAGAGCAGCCTTTGAACCGGAATGTGAAGCATACTGTAGGGGGTGGAACCCCCGAAAAGCCCCATGCTGAAGAGTCACGACTTCTGCCACGGCCTTACTGGGCCCCGATCAGTGGCGCTCCATTGACCTTTGACACAACTGCAGACCTGGAGGCTTTCTTGGCTCAACTGGGACAGCTTCTGTGCAAGGAACTGCGACACAGGCACTACAACACCCTGGGCAACCTGTTGCGCTTTTACAAGGACTACCGTGAAGGCAGCACCACCAGCCTGGCAACTTTCCTCCGAAACTACCCTGCTGAAGTGTTCGAGGAAGGCTTGTCATGTGTCGGCTTGAGCCTGCACCTCTGTCATGCCATGGAGCAGCAGTTTCCCTATGCACAGCCTTTCTTGGTCTCTTGCGAAGAGTGGATCCCTGATGTGGCATCTTACTGCAGCCACGACCCGCCAGACGATGCGTCCAGTGTCAAGGAGCATGTGCTGGTGGCTCTGAGAGTGCTGGCGGGCACTCGCCGGGGTCTGGTCCTGCTGGATCCGGGATACCACGTGGGCTTTCCAGTCGTGGTCATGGATGATGGCTGCGCTCCACACACTGGCCACTTTGTCCAGTCTCACACGGCCAAGTCCACCAAGGAGTACTGCTACGAGGCTTTGGGCGAAGGCTACGTGCTCTGGCGGGTGACTGAAACCCGCATGGGGAGCAGCAAGACGTGGGACAACGTTCTGTACGTAGGCGGTGCCTTTCAGAGCGCACTCAGTTACTCGGAGAAACGAAATCTTCTCTACGACTTTAGGACTCTGGTGGCACGCAGCAACGGTCATGGCCCTACGGCAGGCGTCTACTGTAAACTGGATGAGCTCAACCGCAATCCTGTCTTCACGCTCTTCTATAACAAGGACGGCCGGAGAACAGAGGCAAAACTGCCATTCGGGTCATTTGGCTCTGCCACACCACCAGCAGTCACAGAATGTGCCCAACAGATAGACATGGCTCCCGACAAGCTACTGTCCCTCCTCACTGGAATGGCTGACCTGTACGAAGATGTGGACTTTGTCAACCAACTGCTCGACCTTAACCGCAGAGTGGACCCTTTTGAAGAGCTGAAATAAATTGCTGGCACAGTACTTCGTTGAAGAATTCAGGTTCATGTTACAACTGCTGCAGTAAAGAATAAATTGGGCTTGCAAAAGAGTTTTGCCCTCCGGTTTTCCATTCTTATGTCCAATTTGAAAGGACGCCAGGGTGCATGTACAGTTTTTGTGGCTCGAGCCTGAAAGAGTCATGCTCTGGTCTTCTTGGCCTCTTGATTCCAATTGTGACCCGCACCTAGCACAGGCTGACCAAGCCTGGTTCCATTCAACCCATTAGCCTTTCAGTCCAAATGAAGCTAGTGTGATGTGAACTCCTGCACTACAGTCGGCAAGTGCTTTTGTGGCACAAGAACAGTGAAATCTCGATAGCGttattttaacagcagagctgtttaagcttagAGTAATGCCGTTTGTCGACCGCACAAAAATGGCGAAGTGGGGAGAGTAAGgctaagagaggaggaaagccaAGTATAGATATGCAATGCAACGGTAGGAGAGGTGGAGAATAAATGCATAGTAATGTAGgtgcctttatatacgccggcagaatccTGTTTTTCATTcagagctttctcttttttccagtATAacaaggtgaggaggaggggagagagtataGCAAGGACTTAGAAAATGGTGcagctccgtggatatgctgtgatttttttcaagagagcctaggcatcgcgtcttaataacaacctcatgtgcattgtagcgtctacaatgcaggcgaggcgacaaagtgtaaacgtagtagcttTCGCTGAAGACTTagcggcataaatgaaaaaataaaaacacggtaatcgttctaacactgccgtaaacaaagcgcgattgcttaccttctgcgtcggacagccgcaatccaccgccgccgtcgctctcctcATGAACTAGCACCGGAAATTTGTAAAAGTTCGTTCCTggcgtttttgtatgtgtttgagtaGCCGACAGCGCTGCAGTTATTTTCCGACATTGCTGAAGCCCGatagagtcgttaaatcacgatgaaaaacgcatccatccgtgcactcgcgtacacgCTTGCGGGAACACTGTTCGCCCGAACCCGCAGACGGTtctgagccgtggcggcagatggcgtcgtcggcgctttgcgcatcgcctattttcgtcacttaacggAAGCCaccaagcggttagcgtacgacgcatgcgcagttgcgcgaaaagccatcgcaaagctttgcgtacgctattctaaaactgcctattgtcttTTTGCTCCGGCGCCGGTtggggagaccgtctgctactaccttcgacaaagcgcccgtagtgcgctggAATGATggctgtcatttcacaatccacgataaaggtgatGAAATTTAAGACCacttgtgcacagagcttattttaacctcgaatttctggtgcgctagaaccagaCCGCGCAAGGCCTAAACATTTGCCCTTagatcaccggccactgcaacctaaagcgatgcttataagagaagggagcttcgacgacgcggaggagtgcgggcctaaggagcttcgctcctaaaaagcaGAAAAACGCGTCAGAAGCTGCGGATTGCAACACCTCGTCAAGCAGCCAACCAAAGCAGGGAAGTCAGGTGAAGCGTGGACGTCGTCCGAGGAGGCGCCCGCCGCTCCCACCCCTGCCGAAGGAAGGTATATAAAAATCGTCCTGAGGCCGCACAAAGCCCTCGCTGTGAATGACCTACTCGTGTAGGAACTATCCACCGCTGTGATAGACGCTTAATTGCCACCGACACTTCGACGGCAGTAGTATCAAGCTGCGCGTCCACCCGGGAACCGGACCCCAATATCACGATCTTATCGGCTTCTCATGAGCATGCGGCCAGAGGCCCATCTGACTATCAGGGGTCGAGCGCACTCGTTCAATTCGTATGTAGCGGATCCAGGGGGCGTCCTGAGATACAtcgacctagagttactgtatatgctaccttcagactaaaggtagcatatacagtgactctacatcGACCATGGTACTCCGCCCGGGACCTCCCAAGCAGAACTCATGGCAAATCTCCGTGTGCGAAAGGGTATTGAGCGGGCGCGAATGCTCGGATCTGCAAAGACAGTCATATCATTACCTTCACGGGCAACACACTGCCCAGATAAGTGTACTTTATGGCAGCGGAAGCCGTCTACTATCCCCACAAGCCGACACAGCCGGCATGCAAGGTATACTCTGTAGGGCACCAAACCGACGTGTGCCCGACGCCAATGTATGTTCCACGTGTGGTACACGTGAACACGCACAAGGACATGAGTGCACCCCTAAGTGCACGATCTGTGGTGACGACCACATTAAGTGGCAAACTATGCAAGAAGAAACTCAAGCACGTTCCGCCTACGAGGTCACGGGTGGATCAGCCAGAACGGAGAAGACTGTCAACGCAGAAAGCCTCGTCCGCTTCCGCGAGTACGGCTGAAGTCAAGGCATGAGCATTCCGCACGTCATATAATCTTCGTGCCGGAAGAGTTCTCGGGAAACTTGCGACTGCTGAATAGGCAAGCACTATCCGCTTTTCTGGAACGTGTGGTGCCTAATGAGATCAAGGACGTCAGAATAAATACGCGGAATTCAGCAAGTCACTGAGCTAGGCGGCATCAAAGTGCGTTCTTTTATACCGATGGGTGCATCCATAGCTGGTGTGATATACGACATAGACATCGCGATTCCCGACGCAGACTTGCCTACCCTCATAAAACCGGCAAATGAGAGGTATATATTGTCATCACTCAAGTGCACCGTCTTGGGAAGACGCGCTGTGTACAAAGGCGATTGTACACCATTccacagaggc harbors:
- the LOC119391888 gene encoding uncharacterized protein LOC119391888; translation: MTLVKGVDNMRSVSPRVWLHLSSWLVGLVGIFRCGTLLFLPWDDYSASNHEAAQTVNDHLPEQPLNRNVKHTVGGGTPEKPHAEESRLLPRPYWAPISGAPLTFDTTADLEAFLAQLGQLLCKELRHRHYNTLGNLLRFYKDYREGSTTSLATFLRNYPAEVFEEGLSCVGLSLHLCHAMEQQFPYAQPFLVSCEEWIPDVASYCSHDPPDDASSVKEHVLVALRVLAGTRRGLVLLDPGYHVGFPVVVMDDGCAPHTGHFVQSHTAKSTKEYCYEALGEGYVLWRVTETRMGSSKTWDNVLYVGGAFQSALSYSEKRNLLYDFRTLVARSNGHGPTAGVYCKLDELNRNPVFTLFYNKDGRRTEAKLPFGSFGSATPPAVTECAQQIDMAPDKLLSLLTGMADLYEDVDFVNQLLDLNRRVDPFEELK